One segment of Desulfonauticus submarinus DNA contains the following:
- a CDS encoding DUF2281 domain-containing protein, with the protein MEVELRDEEKLLEKIRELPLIYKKELMDFIEYLQLKAQRKETLYLSEQSLSKDWLLPEEDEAWKNL; encoded by the coding sequence ATGGAAGTAGAACTTCGAGATGAAGAAAAATTATTAGAAAAAATACGAGAACTACCATTGATATATAAAAAAGAACTAATGGATTTTATAGAATATTTGCAATTAAAAGCTCAAAGAAAAGAAACCCTATATTTAAGTGAGCAATCTCTATCAAAAGATTGGCTTCTTCCAGAGGAAGATGAAGCATGGAAAAATTTATAA